From a region of the Bradyrhizobium manausense genome:
- the hutU gene encoding urocanate hydratase, translating into MNRRLDNDRTIRAPRGSDISAKSWLTEAPLRMLMNNLDPDVAERPSELVVYGGIGRAARDWESFDRITNALRKLENDQTLLVQSGKPVGVFRTHADAPRVLIANSNIVPHWATLDHFNELDRQGLMMYGQMTAGSWIYIGSQGIVQGTYETFVEVGRRHYGGSLAGKWILTAGLGGMGGAQPLAATMAGASMLAVECQPSRIEMRLRTGYLDRQATTLDEALAIMAEAARTKKAVSVGLLGNAAEIFPELVRRGVKPDIVTDQTSAHDPINGYLPKGWTLSDWEAKRASDPKGVERASKTSMVEHVQAMLDFHAQGIPTLDYGNNIRQMAQDMGLKNAFDFPGFVPAYIRPLFCRGVGPFRWAALSGDPEDIFKTDAKVKELMPDDKHLHNWLDMAKERIKFQGLPARICWVGLGDRDRLGLAFNEMVARGELKAPIVIGRDHLDSGSVASPNRETEAMKDGSDAVSDWPLLNALLNCASGATWVSLHHGGGVGIGYSQHAGMVIVADGTPEAARRIERVLWNDPASGVMRHADAGYDTAIDCARDKGLDLPSLAK; encoded by the coding sequence ATGAACCGCCGACTGGACAATGACCGCACCATCCGCGCCCCCCGCGGCAGCGACATCAGCGCCAAGAGCTGGCTGACGGAAGCGCCGCTCCGCATGCTCATGAACAATCTCGACCCTGATGTCGCGGAGCGCCCGAGCGAACTCGTCGTGTATGGCGGCATCGGCCGCGCCGCGCGCGACTGGGAGAGCTTTGACCGCATCACGAATGCGTTGCGCAAGCTCGAAAACGACCAGACGCTGCTGGTGCAGTCCGGCAAGCCCGTCGGTGTGTTCCGCACCCATGCCGATGCGCCGCGCGTGCTGATCGCGAACTCCAACATCGTGCCGCATTGGGCGACGCTCGATCATTTCAACGAGCTCGATCGCCAGGGCCTGATGATGTACGGCCAGATGACGGCGGGCTCCTGGATCTATATCGGTAGCCAGGGCATCGTGCAGGGCACCTACGAAACCTTTGTCGAGGTGGGCCGCCGCCATTATGGTGGCAGCCTTGCAGGCAAATGGATCCTCACCGCCGGCCTCGGCGGCATGGGCGGCGCGCAGCCGCTGGCGGCGACCATGGCCGGCGCTTCGATGCTCGCGGTCGAGTGCCAGCCGAGTCGCATCGAGATGCGCCTGCGGACCGGTTATCTCGATCGCCAGGCCACAACTCTCGATGAAGCGCTGGCGATCATGGCGGAGGCAGCAAGGACGAAGAAGGCCGTCTCTGTCGGTCTGCTCGGCAATGCCGCGGAGATTTTCCCTGAGCTCGTGCGCCGCGGCGTCAAGCCCGACATCGTCACCGACCAGACCAGCGCGCATGATCCGATCAACGGATACTTGCCGAAGGGCTGGACGCTTTCCGATTGGGAAGCCAAGCGCGCTTCCGATCCGAAGGGGGTGGAGCGTGCCTCGAAGACGTCGATGGTCGAGCACGTCCAGGCCATGCTGGATTTTCATGCGCAGGGCATTCCCACGCTCGACTATGGCAACAACATCCGCCAGATGGCGCAGGACATGGGCCTGAAGAACGCCTTCGATTTCCCCGGCTTCGTGCCAGCCTATATCCGGCCGCTGTTCTGCCGCGGCGTCGGGCCGTTCCGCTGGGCCGCACTGTCGGGCGATCCCGAGGACATTTTCAAGACCGACGCCAAGGTCAAGGAACTGATGCCCGACGACAAGCATCTGCATAACTGGCTCGACATGGCCAAAGAGCGCATCAAGTTCCAGGGCCTGCCGGCACGCATTTGCTGGGTCGGCCTCGGCGATCGCGATCGCCTCGGTCTTGCCTTCAACGAGATGGTGGCACGCGGCGAGTTGAAGGCGCCGATCGTGATCGGTCGCGATCATCTCGACAGCGGTTCGGTCGCAAGTCCCAACCGCGAGACCGAGGCGATGAAGGACGGCTCGGACGCGGTGTCCGACTGGCCGCTGCTCAATGCCCTGCTCAATTGCGCCAGCGGCGCGACCTGGGTCTCGCTGCATCATGGCGGCGGGGTCGGCATCGGCTATTCCCAGCACGCCGGCATGGTGATTGTTGCCGACGGCACGCCGGAGGCGGCCAGGCGGATCGAGCGCGTGCTCTGGAACGATCCCGCCAGCGGCGTCATGCGCCATGCGGATGCGGGCTACGACACCGCGATCGATTGCGCGCGCGATAAGGGGCTCGATCTGCCGAGCCTGGCGAAATAG
- the hutI gene encoding imidazolonepropionase, which translates to MAERFDRIWHNARLATMRADRPDVGEIERGVIAARGGRIVYAGAAADFPDHADAIERIDCEGRWITPGLVDCHTHLVYGGNRAHEFELRLKGASYEEIARAGGGIVSTVAATRKASEAELVASALSRLDALIGEGATTVEVKSGYGLDTETEMRQLSAARSLGRQRKVAIRTSFLGAHALPAEADGDKDRYIDLVCNAMLPAVAKAGLADAVDAFMEGIAFSAEQTARVFETARKLGLRVKLHADQLSNLGGAALAAKFSALSADHLEHTDEAGAAAMAKAGTVAVLLPGAFYFIRETQKPPVEAFRKHGVPMALATDCNPGSSPLTSLLLAMNMGATLFRMNVVECLAGVTREGARALGALDVSGTLEAGKWCDLAIWDIERPAELVYRIGFNPLHRRVWRGQ; encoded by the coding sequence ATGGCAGAGCGCTTCGACCGGATCTGGCATAACGCCCGGCTCGCCACGATGCGGGCCGACCGTCCCGACGTCGGCGAGATCGAGCGTGGCGTGATCGCCGCGCGCGGCGGCCGCATCGTCTATGCTGGCGCGGCGGCCGACTTTCCCGACCATGCCGACGCCATCGAGCGGATCGATTGCGAAGGGCGCTGGATCACACCCGGGCTCGTCGACTGCCACACCCATCTCGTCTATGGCGGCAACCGCGCGCATGAATTCGAGCTGCGCCTGAAGGGTGCGAGCTACGAGGAAATCGCGCGTGCCGGTGGTGGCATCGTTTCGACAGTCGCCGCGACGCGCAAGGCGAGCGAGGCCGAACTGGTCGCGAGCGCATTGTCGCGGCTCGATGCGCTGATCGGCGAGGGCGCAACCACGGTCGAGGTCAAGTCCGGCTATGGCCTCGATACCGAGACCGAGATGCGCCAGCTTTCTGCCGCGCGCAGCCTCGGTCGTCAGCGGAAAGTTGCGATCCGCACCTCCTTCCTAGGCGCGCACGCGTTGCCGGCGGAAGCCGATGGTGACAAGGATCGCTACATCGACCTCGTTTGCAACGCGATGTTGCCCGCGGTCGCAAAAGCCGGCCTGGCCGATGCGGTCGATGCCTTCATGGAGGGCATCGCGTTCTCGGCAGAGCAGACGGCGCGGGTGTTCGAGACTGCGAGGAAGCTGGGCTTGCGGGTCAAGCTTCATGCCGATCAACTCTCGAATCTCGGTGGCGCCGCGCTCGCCGCAAAATTCTCCGCGCTCTCGGCCGATCACCTCGAGCACACCGACGAAGCCGGCGCCGCCGCAATGGCGAAGGCTGGAACGGTCGCGGTGCTGCTGCCCGGCGCCTTCTACTTTATTCGCGAGACGCAAAAGCCGCCAGTCGAGGCGTTCCGCAAGCACGGCGTTCCCATGGCGCTCGCGACCGACTGCAATCCTGGTAGCTCGCCGCTGACCTCGCTCCTGCTCGCGATGAATATGGGCGCGACCCTGTTCCGGATGAACGTCGTCGAGTGCCTCGCCGGCGTCACCCGCGAAGGCGCCCGCGCGCTCGGCGCTCTCGATGTTTCAGGAACGCTGGAAGCGGGAAAGTGGTGCGACCTCGCGATCTGGGACATCGAGCGTCCTGCCGAGTTGGTCTATCGCATCGGCTTCAATCCGCTGCATCGGCGAGTGTGGAGGGGCCAGTGA
- a CDS encoding xanthine dehydrogenase family protein molybdopterin-binding subunit — MSAPLTSLDRPNSYIGRSVPRPNAKRLLAGRGRYISDLKLPRMLHAAFLRSPHAHARIVVIKTGEARALEGVHLVATGADLAEICTPWVGTLDHFKGMTSSPQLPLPLDRVVWAGQAVVAVVAESRAIAEDALELIEVDYEDLPLVVDIDAARQAGGPVINPGTANNVCFRSQLDSGAVDDAFANAAHVVEEELSFGRHTAVTLEPRAIVADYDPSAGMLTVHHATQTPYQFQDLYSRHYGIPEARVRVIATDIGGSFGMKLHVYHEDMAVVGLSILLGRPVKYVADRIESFVSDIHARDHRVRARMALDAKGEILAMDVVDLTAIGAFSTYPRTSVVEGNQVIRLIGGPYRFKNYRATLEVLFQNKVQTSQYRAVGHPIACAVTERLVDMAASKVGLDPFAIRALNVIADDAYPQTSPTGYRFEALSHQVCLKRLHQMMNYDALRAEQADLRKRGVYRGIGIATFIEITNPSPAFYGVGGARISSQDGAILSLTPSGEVRCMISVTEQGQGTEAIISQIVADQLGVAQEHVKVVTGDTEVTPHGGATWACRGAGIGGETALQATRALKRNILEIAALILQEQPSALDIIDGQVVDATTRNQRLPISEIARIAYFRSDTLPPGTQAQLTVSHHFAPQGYPFAFTNGIQGCVLEVDVETGFIKLLMHYVVEDCGRIINPMLVDEQLRGGVVQGLGAALFEECRYGDTGQLMNGSLADYLVPMSVEMPDIEIAHVETPTADTALGAKGVGEAGTAAASACVLNAVNDALAPFGATINSIPITPTIVLKALKRF, encoded by the coding sequence ATGAGCGCACCGCTGACCTCGCTTGACCGTCCGAACTCCTATATCGGCCGCTCGGTCCCGCGTCCGAACGCCAAGCGGCTGTTGGCCGGCCGCGGGCGCTACATCAGCGATCTCAAGCTGCCGCGCATGCTGCATGCCGCCTTCCTGCGTAGCCCGCATGCGCACGCCAGGATCGTCGTGATCAAGACCGGCGAGGCCCGCGCGCTCGAAGGCGTGCATCTCGTGGCGACGGGAGCAGATCTGGCAGAGATCTGCACGCCCTGGGTCGGGACGCTCGATCATTTCAAGGGCATGACCTCATCGCCGCAATTGCCGCTGCCGCTCGACCGCGTGGTCTGGGCGGGGCAGGCGGTCGTTGCGGTCGTCGCCGAGAGCCGGGCGATCGCAGAGGATGCGCTGGAATTGATCGAGGTCGATTACGAGGATCTTCCTCTGGTCGTGGACATCGACGCGGCGCGCCAGGCCGGCGGCCCGGTGATCAATCCCGGTACCGCCAACAATGTCTGCTTCCGCAGCCAGCTCGACAGCGGCGCCGTCGACGACGCCTTCGCGAACGCGGCTCATGTGGTGGAGGAAGAGCTTTCTTTCGGGCGTCATACGGCCGTGACGCTGGAGCCGCGCGCGATCGTCGCCGATTACGACCCCTCCGCGGGCATGCTCACCGTCCATCACGCGACGCAGACGCCGTACCAGTTCCAGGATCTCTATTCGCGTCACTACGGCATACCCGAGGCTCGTGTTCGCGTCATCGCGACCGATATCGGCGGCTCCTTCGGGATGAAGCTCCATGTCTATCACGAAGACATGGCGGTGGTCGGCCTCTCGATCCTGCTTGGTCGTCCCGTCAAATATGTCGCTGACCGCATCGAATCCTTTGTCTCCGACATCCACGCCCGCGATCACCGTGTCCGCGCCCGCATGGCGCTGGATGCCAAGGGCGAGATCCTGGCAATGGACGTTGTGGATCTCACCGCGATCGGCGCGTTCTCGACCTATCCGCGCACCAGCGTGGTCGAAGGCAACCAGGTGATCCGCCTGATCGGCGGTCCATACCGGTTCAAGAACTATCGCGCGACGCTGGAAGTGTTGTTCCAGAACAAGGTTCAGACCAGCCAATATCGCGCCGTGGGTCATCCCATCGCTTGCGCCGTCACCGAGCGGCTGGTCGACATGGCGGCAAGCAAGGTTGGCCTCGATCCCTTCGCGATCCGCGCGCTGAACGTGATTGCCGACGATGCTTATCCGCAGACCTCGCCGACCGGCTACCGCTTCGAGGCGCTGTCGCATCAGGTGTGTCTGAAACGCTTGCATCAGATGATGAATTACGACGCGCTGCGGGCCGAGCAGGCCGATCTGCGCAAGCGCGGCGTCTATCGCGGCATCGGCATTGCGACCTTCATCGAGATCACCAACCCGAGCCCGGCCTTCTACGGCGTCGGCGGCGCCCGCATCTCCTCGCAGGACGGCGCGATTCTCAGCCTGACGCCGTCGGGCGAGGTGCGCTGCATGATCTCGGTCACCGAGCAGGGGCAGGGGACCGAGGCGATCATCAGCCAGATCGTGGCCGATCAGCTCGGCGTGGCGCAGGAGCACGTCAAGGTCGTGACCGGCGACACCGAGGTGACACCGCATGGTGGCGCGACCTGGGCTTGCCGTGGCGCCGGCATCGGTGGCGAGACCGCGCTCCAGGCCACGCGCGCCCTCAAGCGCAACATCCTGGAGATCGCTGCGCTCATCCTGCAAGAGCAGCCGTCGGCGCTCGACATCATCGATGGCCAGGTGGTCGACGCGACGACGCGGAATCAGCGCCTGCCGATCTCCGAGATTGCGCGCATCGCGTATTTCCGCTCGGACACGCTGCCTCCGGGCACCCAGGCGCAGCTCACCGTCAGCCACCATTTCGCGCCACAGGGCTATCCCTTCGCCTTCACCAACGGCATTCAGGGCTGCGTGCTGGAGGTCGATGTCGAGACCGGCTTCATCAAGCTGTTGATGCATTACGTCGTTGAGGATTGCGGTCGCATCATCAATCCGATGCTGGTGGACGAGCAGCTTCGCGGCGGCGTCGTGCAGGGTCTGGGCGCTGCGCTGTTCGAGGAATGCCGCTACGGCGACACCGGCCAGCTGATGAACGGCTCGCTGGCCGATTATCTTGTGCCGATGTCGGTGGAGATGCCCGATATCGAGATCGCGCATGTCGAGACGCCGACCGCGGACACCGCGCTTGGCGCCAAGGGGGTTGGCGAAGCCGGCACGGCGGCAGCCTCCGCTTGCGTGCTCAACGCCGTCAACGACGCGCTGGCGCCGTTCGGTGCGACGATCAATTCGATCCCGATCACGCCCACAATTGTTCTGAAGGCCCTGAAGCGATTCTAG
- a CDS encoding (2Fe-2S)-binding protein, with product MSGFDQALLDEADETVRVRLIVNGRKVACEVAPRETLVDCLRNQLELTGTHAGCEMGACGACLVQLDGRAVHSCLMFAVQADGAEINTIEGLTESGVMADLQAEFHRRNALQCGFCTPGMLINAQELLSQLAQPSREQIRDALSGNYCRCTGYEAIVDAIDAVAKARSGGGGAT from the coding sequence ATGAGCGGCTTTGACCAAGCCTTGCTGGATGAAGCCGACGAGACCGTGCGGGTTCGCCTGATCGTCAACGGTCGCAAGGTCGCCTGCGAGGTCGCGCCGCGCGAGACGCTGGTCGACTGCCTGCGCAATCAGCTCGAGCTGACCGGCACCCATGCCGGCTGCGAGATGGGGGCCTGCGGCGCCTGTCTGGTGCAGCTCGACGGCCGCGCCGTGCATTCCTGCCTCATGTTCGCGGTGCAGGCCGATGGCGCTGAGATCAACACCATTGAGGGCCTCACCGAGAGCGGCGTGATGGCCGACCTCCAGGCTGAATTCCACCGCCGCAACGCGCTGCAGTGCGGCTTCTGTACGCCGGGCATGCTCATCAATGCGCAGGAGCTCTTGTCGCAGCTGGCGCAGCCGAGCCGCGAACAGATCCGCGACGCGCTGTCGGGGAATTACTGCCGCTGTACCGGTTATGAGGCGATCGTCGATGCGATCGACGCAGTTGCCAAAGCGCGAAGCGGCGGCGGAGGCGCAACATGA
- the hutH gene encoding histidine ammonia-lyase, whose product MTAQAAAIVVRPGTVSLDDLARVLEGAPVVLDPSFWPRVNAAAEIVANAAQAAAPVYGINTGFGKLASKRIPPDQTALLQRNLIVSHCCGVGPATPEPIVRLMMALKIVSLGRGASGVRREVIEQLQAMLARGVYPLVPQQGSVGASGDLAPLAHMTAVMIGEGQAILDGKTVSGANALAAAGLAPLTLGPKEGLALINGTQFSTAYAIAGVLRAFRLARAALVTGALSVDAAMASTAPFRPEIQALRGHPGQVAAGATLIALLDGSDIRLSHLEGDERVQDPYCLRCQPQVAGAALDVVTQAARTLITEANAVTDNPLVLVETGEIVSGGNFHAEPVAFAADTIALALSEIGAISERRIATLVDPALNFGLPPFLTPDPGINSGFMIAEVTAAALYAENKQRAAACSIDSTPTSANQEDHVSMAAHAARRLSDMADNLAAILGIELLVAAQGITLRAPHATSAPLVAVIAALRAQVPALGADRYMAGDLAKAAALIEADALPAAALAGLSTNPFPRLV is encoded by the coding sequence GTGACGGCGCAGGCCGCCGCGATCGTCGTCAGGCCGGGGACGGTGAGCCTTGATGATCTCGCGCGGGTGCTCGAAGGCGCACCAGTTGTGCTCGATCCGTCGTTTTGGCCGCGCGTCAATGCGGCGGCCGAAATCGTGGCAAACGCCGCGCAGGCCGCCGCGCCGGTCTATGGCATCAACACCGGTTTCGGAAAGCTGGCCTCGAAGCGCATTCCGCCGGATCAGACTGCTCTGCTCCAGCGCAATCTCATCGTCTCGCATTGCTGCGGCGTCGGCCCGGCCACGCCCGAGCCAATCGTGCGGCTGATGATGGCGCTGAAAATCGTCTCGCTTGGCCGCGGCGCCTCCGGCGTGCGCCGCGAGGTGATCGAGCAATTGCAGGCGATGCTGGCGCGGGGCGTCTATCCTCTGGTGCCGCAACAGGGCTCGGTCGGTGCCTCCGGCGATCTCGCACCGCTCGCGCACATGACGGCCGTGATGATCGGAGAGGGACAAGCGATCCTCGATGGGAAAACCGTATCCGGAGCGAACGCGCTGGCGGCGGCCGGCCTCGCGCCGCTGACGCTCGGTCCAAAGGAAGGCCTCGCGCTGATCAACGGCACGCAGTTCTCGACGGCCTATGCGATTGCCGGCGTGTTGCGCGCATTTCGCCTGGCACGCGCGGCACTCGTCACCGGCGCCCTGTCGGTGGATGCGGCGATGGCGTCGACGGCGCCGTTCCGTCCTGAAATCCAGGCGCTGCGCGGGCATCCCGGGCAGGTCGCAGCGGGCGCAACGCTAATCGCGCTGCTCGACGGCAGCGATATCCGCCTGTCGCATCTCGAAGGCGACGAGCGCGTGCAGGATCCCTATTGCCTGCGCTGCCAGCCGCAGGTCGCAGGCGCCGCGCTCGACGTCGTCACCCAGGCCGCGCGCACCTTGATCACCGAGGCCAACGCCGTCACCGACAATCCGCTCGTGCTGGTCGAGACCGGCGAGATCGTCTCCGGCGGCAATTTTCACGCCGAGCCGGTCGCCTTTGCCGCCGATACGATCGCGCTTGCGTTGTCGGAGATTGGCGCGATCAGCGAGCGGCGCATCGCGACGCTGGTCGACCCGGCGCTCAATTTCGGTCTTCCGCCGTTCCTGACACCGGACCCCGGCATCAATTCCGGCTTCATGATCGCCGAGGTGACGGCGGCTGCGCTCTATGCCGAGAACAAGCAGCGTGCGGCGGCCTGCTCGATCGACTCGACGCCGACCAGCGCCAACCAGGAAGACCATGTCTCGATGGCCGCGCATGCCGCGCGGCGCCTGTCCGATATGGCCGACAACCTCGCCGCGATTCTGGGCATCGAACTCCTGGTCGCCGCGCAAGGCATCACGTTGCGCGCGCCGCATGCGACCAGTGCGCCGCTGGTTGCCGTCATCGCGGCGCTGCGCGCGCAAGTGCCCGCACTCGGCGCGGATCGCTACATGGCCGGCGATCTCGCCAAGGCCGCCGCGCTGATCGAAGCTGATGCACTGCCGGCCGCAGCACTCGCCGGGCTTTCAACCAATCCGTTTCCGAGACTCGTCTGA
- a CDS encoding FAD binding domain-containing protein, with protein sequence MKARAFSYFRAATIDQALDAHARVGDDARYVAGGQSLVPALSLRLQAPRLLIDITHIDELRGVRREGGYLRIGALTRHCEMLSEPLIAEFAPLLHAAAPFVAHPAIRNRGTFGGSVALADPASEFPAMTLALDAEIEIVGTAGIRRVKADEFFLDLFETALQPGELITAVYVPLFRTGQRFAFDELARRRGDYALVGCGMLATCIGDHIKEIRISFFSVGNIPMRVKGAEAALIGSNLDAERIAAAQAALEGDLAPPESDEVPPAMRLHLARVLLGRLLGRLRDGA encoded by the coding sequence GTGAAGGCGAGGGCTTTCAGCTATTTTCGTGCTGCCACGATCGACCAGGCGCTTGACGCTCATGCGCGCGTGGGCGACGACGCACGTTACGTCGCCGGCGGCCAGAGCCTGGTGCCGGCGCTGTCACTGCGCCTGCAGGCGCCGCGGCTCCTGATCGACATCACCCATATCGACGAGCTGCGCGGCGTCAGGCGGGAAGGCGGCTATTTGCGCATCGGAGCGCTGACGCGGCATTGCGAGATGCTGAGCGAGCCCCTAATCGCCGAGTTCGCGCCGCTTCTCCACGCCGCCGCGCCCTTTGTCGCCCATCCCGCGATCCGCAACCGCGGCACGTTCGGCGGCAGCGTTGCGCTTGCCGATCCCGCATCCGAATTCCCGGCGATGACGCTGGCGCTCGATGCCGAAATCGAGATCGTGGGCACCGCGGGCATCCGGCGCGTCAAGGCCGACGAATTCTTCCTCGATCTGTTCGAGACCGCGTTGCAGCCCGGCGAACTGATCACCGCGGTCTACGTGCCCCTGTTCAGGACTGGACAGCGCTTTGCGTTCGACGAGCTTGCGCGCAGGCGCGGTGACTACGCGCTGGTCGGTTGCGGCATGCTTGCCACCTGCATCGGCGACCACATCAAGGAGATCCGCATCTCCTTCTTCTCGGTCGGCAACATTCCGATGCGGGTGAAGGGCGCAGAGGCCGCCCTGATCGGCTCGAATTTGGACGCTGAGCGCATCGCTGCCGCGCAGGCCGCGCTCGAAGGCGATCTCGCACCGCCGGAGAGCGACGAAGTGCCGCCGGCGATGCGACTGCATCTCGCCCGCGTCCTGCTGGGGCGGCTGCTCGGACGTCTGAGGGACGGGGCATGA
- a CDS encoding TetR/AcrR family transcriptional regulator, which yields MRAADRERAILDEAIRFFAERGFEGQTRELAKRMGITHSAIYRHFPSKEALIERVYQEVYLSRWSPDWGPLIRDRSQSLETRLTRFYLGYVERVFEYNWVRIFVSSGMKSFDITGRYLDIVRREIIEPAAAELRHELKLPDVKAQPLGERETELFWGLHGRIFYLAIRKFIYGTPIPSDLDAIVRDAVLSFMDGAKATMPKLLVSG from the coding sequence ATGCGTGCGGCCGACCGTGAGCGCGCGATCCTGGACGAGGCGATCCGCTTCTTTGCCGAGCGCGGCTTCGAGGGCCAGACCCGAGAGCTCGCCAAGCGCATGGGCATCACCCATTCGGCGATCTATCGCCACTTCCCGAGCAAGGAAGCGCTGATCGAGCGGGTCTATCAGGAGGTCTATCTCAGCCGCTGGTCGCCGGACTGGGGCCCGCTGATCCGTGATCGCTCACAGTCGCTGGAAACCCGGCTGACGCGCTTCTACCTCGGTTATGTCGAACGCGTGTTCGAGTACAATTGGGTGCGGATCTTCGTTTCATCAGGCATGAAGTCGTTCGACATCACCGGCCGTTATCTCGACATCGTTCGCCGCGAGATCATCGAGCCGGCGGCAGCCGAGTTGCGCCACGAACTGAAATTGCCTGATGTGAAGGCGCAGCCGCTTGGTGAACGCGAGACGGAGTTGTTCTGGGGCCTGCACGGCCGCATCTTCTACCTCGCGATCCGCAAGTTCATCTACGGGACGCCGATCCCGTCCGACCTCGACGCGATCGTGCGTGACGCGGTTCTCTCCTTCATGGACGGCGCGAAGGCCACGATGCCGAAGCTGTTGGTGAGCGGCTGA
- a CDS encoding ABC transporter substrate-binding protein yields the protein MKTIGSNQTRLKISRRTALAGMSAGVATLAMPRLGRAADETIRIGFPTPLTGPYAAEARDQVKCAELAVKLANDKGGIAGRKVELLVRDDKLNAGEAATRTLELIEKDKVHAVVGALSSAVQLGVNEVTRARGVIYVSISQSDTINEAKDFSKYTFHEALNPHMTTAAVAQMTLKKGMKVAHLVADYAYGHEMLRGFKRAQAAIGAENVGEILHPLGAADYSTFMPRLMSMRPDVLCISNFGRDQANSIKQAVDFGVKQQMKIIVPVILHNQRVAVGPDVFEGVVGGANYYWGLETQSKTAASFNAAFKAANGGAVPTDYGAYGYSGVGSLLLAMQAAGGTDNDKVVDALEKLQYDLTKGPQHYRKCDHQSVQSVLVLESKKKSAMANDNDLFAIVANDAGSDNMLRSCSELGHAT from the coding sequence ATGAAGACCATCGGTTCGAACCAGACGCGCCTGAAGATCTCCCGCCGCACCGCGCTCGCCGGCATGTCCGCCGGTGTCGCCACGCTCGCCATGCCCAGGCTCGGTCGGGCTGCCGATGAAACCATTCGTATCGGCTTCCCGACGCCCTTGACCGGCCCCTATGCCGCCGAGGCCCGCGATCAGGTCAAATGCGCCGAGCTCGCGGTCAAGCTCGCCAACGACAAGGGCGGCATCGCCGGTCGCAAGGTCGAGCTGCTGGTGCGCGACGACAAGCTCAACGCCGGCGAGGCTGCGACCCGCACGCTCGAGCTGATCGAGAAGGACAAGGTCCATGCCGTGGTCGGTGCGCTCTCCAGTGCCGTGCAGCTCGGGGTCAACGAGGTCACGCGCGCCCGCGGCGTCATCTATGTCTCGATCAGCCAGTCCGACACCATCAACGAGGCCAAGGATTTCAGCAAATATACCTTCCACGAGGCGCTCAACCCGCACATGACTACGGCGGCGGTGGCGCAGATGACCCTGAAGAAGGGCATGAAGGTCGCACACCTCGTTGCCGACTACGCCTATGGGCATGAGATGCTGCGTGGCTTCAAGCGCGCACAGGCGGCGATCGGCGCCGAGAACGTCGGCGAGATCCTGCATCCGCTGGGCGCTGCCGATTACTCGACGTTCATGCCGCGCCTGATGTCGATGCGGCCCGACGTGCTCTGTATCTCCAATTTCGGCCGCGACCAGGCCAATTCGATCAAGCAGGCGGTGGATTTCGGCGTCAAGCAGCAGATGAAGATCATCGTGCCCGTGATCCTGCACAACCAGCGAGTCGCGGTCGGCCCCGATGTGTTCGAGGGCGTCGTCGGCGGCGCCAACTACTATTGGGGCTTGGAAACGCAGAGCAAGACGGCAGCAAGCTTCAACGCGGCGTTCAAGGCCGCCAATGGTGGGGCTGTCCCTACCGATTACGGTGCCTACGGCTATTCGGGTGTGGGGTCGTTGCTGCTTGCCATGCAGGCCGCCGGCGGCACCGACAACGACAAGGTCGTCGATGCGCTGGAGAAGCTGCAATATGATCTGACCAAGGGGCCGCAGCATTACCGCAAATGCGACCACCAGTCGGTGCAGTCAGTCCTGGTGCTCGAGTCCAAGAAGAAGTCTGCGATGGCCAATGACAACGATCTGTTCGCGATCGTCGCCAACGACGCAGGCTCGGACAACATGCTGCGCAGCTGCAGCGAACTCGGCCACGCGACTTGA